Proteins co-encoded in one Waddlia chondrophila WSU 86-1044 genomic window:
- the gspE gene encoding type II secretion system ATPase GspE produces the protein MADNEASDEDQTLRRVLGGEDVNRSMAEQFGMEIYDDLTGYYAPSEVFKMLPYSFVKKHTLLPIKEEENLIVVAVSDPLNLDPLEEIRMLLGREVKAVYSPREMIELAIGERYDAETGAASEFIASLAKGREEGKDDEVEVYDLFDTSREQSPIIKLLNLILTEAIQQGASDIHFEPQESGLRVRYRIDGVLQTRHSPSPELQAQLLARIKVMAKMDIAEHRLPQDGRIKLRMGRREIDFRVSTVPITGGERIVLRILDKGNVVIGLYSLGMLPEVFDEFKRMIKLPEGILLVTGPTGSGKTTTLYSAINEIYSDETNIMTIEDPVEYNLKGIAQIGVKPKINLTFAAGLRTILRQDPDVVMVGEIRDLETAQIAIQASLTGHLVMSTLHTNDAPSAITRLVDMGIEPYLLSSTIVGVLAQRLVRRICPDCSTAYKASDDEIKSLGLARSDLNNGQLFKGEGCKECFGSGYRGRHGIYEMMVINNPIKKQIVKSPDAVELRKIALESGMSSLLSHGSHLAAAGVTTIAEVLRVTRGFEEVE, from the coding sequence ATGGCAGATAATGAGGCATCCGATGAAGATCAGACACTGAGGCGTGTTCTTGGAGGGGAGGATGTCAACCGATCCATGGCAGAGCAATTTGGCATGGAGATCTATGATGACCTTACCGGCTATTATGCCCCAAGTGAAGTTTTCAAAATGCTTCCTTATAGCTTTGTTAAAAAACATACGCTGCTTCCCATCAAGGAAGAAGAAAACCTCATAGTCGTTGCTGTCTCCGATCCTCTCAATCTCGATCCTTTGGAAGAGATCAGAATGTTGCTTGGGAGAGAAGTCAAAGCCGTGTACAGCCCCCGGGAAATGATCGAGCTTGCCATTGGCGAACGGTACGATGCGGAAACAGGAGCGGCTTCAGAATTTATCGCCTCCTTGGCAAAGGGAAGGGAGGAGGGAAAAGACGACGAAGTTGAAGTGTACGACCTGTTTGATACGTCCAGAGAGCAATCTCCAATCATCAAGCTTCTCAACTTGATTTTGACAGAAGCGATTCAGCAAGGGGCTTCCGATATCCATTTTGAACCTCAGGAGTCAGGTTTGCGCGTCCGTTATCGAATCGATGGTGTTTTGCAAACCCGCCACTCTCCTTCTCCTGAACTTCAGGCGCAGCTTCTTGCCCGTATCAAGGTGATGGCGAAAATGGATATCGCCGAGCACCGTTTACCGCAAGATGGCAGAATTAAGCTAAGGATGGGAAGGCGTGAAATCGACTTTCGTGTCAGCACAGTCCCCATCACCGGCGGCGAAAGAATTGTTCTCAGGATCTTGGACAAGGGAAATGTGGTGATTGGCCTGTACTCTTTAGGCATGCTGCCGGAGGTTTTTGATGAATTTAAGCGGATGATCAAGCTTCCCGAGGGGATTCTTCTTGTGACAGGCCCTACGGGAAGTGGTAAAACAACAACTCTTTATAGTGCCATCAATGAAATCTACAGCGATGAAACGAACATCATGACGATTGAAGACCCTGTCGAATACAACTTGAAAGGGATTGCACAGATCGGAGTCAAACCGAAGATCAACTTAACATTTGCTGCAGGGCTTCGCACAATATTGAGGCAGGATCCCGATGTCGTGATGGTGGGGGAGATCCGAGATCTAGAAACAGCGCAGATCGCTATTCAAGCATCGCTGACCGGTCATCTTGTCATGAGTACGCTGCATACCAACGATGCCCCTTCTGCGATTACGCGTTTAGTCGATATGGGGATCGAGCCCTACCTTCTCTCTTCGACGATTGTCGGTGTTCTTGCACAGCGCCTCGTCAGACGTATTTGTCCTGATTGCTCCACTGCCTACAAAGCATCTGATGACGAAATCAAGTCGCTCGGGCTTGCCCGGTCCGATTTGAATAACGGGCAGTTATTCAAAGGAGAGGGGTGCAAGGAGTGCTTTGGCTCGGGCTACCGCGGCCGCCACGGCATTTACGAAATGATGGTGATCAACAATCCGATTAAAAAGCAGATTGTGAAAAGCCCGGATGCCGTCGAATTGAGAAAGATCGCCCTTGAAAGCGGTATGTCGAGTTTGCTTTCTCACGGTTCCCATCTTGCCGCTGCCGGAGTTACGACAATTGCGGAAGTTCTTAGGGTGACAAGAGGATTTGAGGAGGTGGAGTAA
- a CDS encoding mechanosensitive ion channel family protein: MEILSIIISAPSIFWVQLGLILSLTAIMGIVVRKVLGHLVGMESLPEWLRTLCDSFYLPSSWLVWGYGILLLIQAMVGSTDLLIPASFIAKIRQLFFLLFTAWIALRWKSRFQKKLVNRVSSRKSAAQDQALIQAIGKVFTVFILFVVGMIVLDIFEVQLTALLAFGGIGGVAIGFAGKDIVANFFGGLMIHINRHFAIGEWILSPNKHFEGVVEEIGWYMTRIRTFARRPTYIPNAVFIDAIIENPGRMYNRRIKETVGVRYADVKKVDSIVKEIRKMLETHSAIDRSKFLFVHFMNFGASSLNIEVYCFTKTTNWGQWRDIQQDVLLKIADIIESQGAEIALPTTTVHLSNDPDQDSGL; the protein is encoded by the coding sequence ATGGAAATTTTATCGATCATCATCAGCGCTCCTTCAATTTTTTGGGTGCAGTTAGGGCTGATCCTCTCTTTGACTGCGATCATGGGCATTGTTGTCCGTAAAGTCTTAGGCCATCTTGTTGGGATGGAATCATTGCCGGAGTGGCTGCGCACTTTGTGTGATTCGTTTTATCTTCCTTCCTCCTGGTTAGTTTGGGGCTATGGCATCCTCCTTCTTATTCAGGCGATGGTTGGATCCACAGATCTTTTGATTCCGGCCAGCTTCATCGCGAAAATTCGCCAGCTTTTCTTTCTCCTGTTTACTGCCTGGATCGCGTTGCGTTGGAAATCCCGTTTTCAAAAGAAGCTGGTTAATCGGGTGAGCAGCCGTAAAAGCGCAGCTCAGGATCAAGCTCTGATCCAGGCTATCGGAAAAGTTTTCACGGTGTTTATTCTATTTGTGGTCGGAATGATCGTGCTTGACATTTTCGAAGTGCAGTTGACAGCCTTGTTGGCATTTGGCGGAATTGGCGGCGTGGCAATTGGCTTTGCAGGCAAAGATATTGTTGCCAACTTTTTTGGAGGGCTGATGATCCATATCAATCGCCATTTTGCAATTGGTGAGTGGATCCTTTCACCGAATAAACATTTTGAAGGAGTTGTCGAGGAGATCGGTTGGTACATGACGCGTATTCGTACATTTGCCAGACGTCCCACATATATTCCCAATGCGGTCTTTATCGATGCAATCATTGAAAATCCGGGTAGAATGTACAATCGGCGAATCAAAGAAACTGTCGGCGTGCGTTATGCTGATGTGAAAAAAGTCGATTCCATTGTCAAAGAGATCAGAAAGATGCTGGAAACGCATTCAGCGATTGATCGATCAAAATTTTTATTCGTGCATTTCATGAATTTTGGAGCTAGTTCACTGAATATAGAGGTGTATTGCTTCACTAAAACGACAAATTGGGGGCAGTGGCGCGATATTCAACAGGATGTCCTTTTAAAAATCGCAGACATTATCGAATCTCAAGGCGCTGAAATCGCACTTCCAACCACAACAGTTCATTTATCAAATGATCCTGATCAAGACTCAGGACTTTAG
- a CDS encoding type II secretion system F family protein — translation MPLYAYQAIDSKGKKKNGLIDAHSEKDARSRLRDQGVMVASIEMKQGAVSKENMNGDQLLAFTMQLAQLVGAGVPIYESLIALEEQCRHERYHRILLSLCEQIKAGKSLSAAMEDFPATFDKLYYSMIRAGESSGSLDVVLEKLAELLAKQYKLRKDIMTAMIYPGILAGFCLVLIIILLGFVVPMIEGIFQGRELNAFTAFVMGLSHAFRAWWWVYVPVVFTFATWAFFRLRTPEGKSWLERQLLKIPVIKTLMVQAAIARFTRTMGTLLNGGMTMIDSLKIARNVMLNETLEKEVRKAEGKIIEGSSLSKELSKSEWIPQMVSRMLAVGEDSGTTVVMLNKIADIYEENLEKTLDRLMALAQPIILIFMGLVIGTVLLAILLPLADMSSFSL, via the coding sequence ATGCCTCTTTATGCGTATCAAGCCATTGATTCCAAAGGGAAGAAAAAAAACGGACTTATCGATGCCCACAGTGAAAAAGATGCTCGCAGCCGCTTGCGTGACCAGGGAGTGATGGTGGCTTCGATCGAAATGAAGCAAGGCGCAGTCTCTAAAGAGAACATGAATGGCGATCAGCTTCTTGCCTTTACGATGCAGCTTGCTCAATTGGTCGGCGCTGGCGTGCCCATTTATGAAAGCCTCATTGCCCTTGAGGAGCAGTGCAGGCATGAGCGGTATCATCGCATTTTGCTTAGCTTATGTGAACAGATCAAGGCGGGTAAGTCCCTTTCGGCAGCTATGGAAGACTTTCCAGCGACTTTTGATAAACTCTATTATTCAATGATTCGTGCTGGAGAGTCCTCAGGGTCATTGGACGTTGTATTGGAAAAATTAGCAGAGCTTTTAGCTAAACAGTATAAATTGCGCAAAGACATCATGACTGCAATGATTTATCCTGGTATTTTAGCAGGTTTCTGCTTGGTTCTGATTATCATCTTACTTGGCTTTGTCGTTCCGATGATCGAAGGGATATTCCAAGGCAGGGAACTTAATGCGTTTACCGCTTTTGTGATGGGCTTAAGCCACGCTTTCCGCGCCTGGTGGTGGGTGTATGTTCCTGTGGTTTTTACTTTTGCCACGTGGGCGTTTTTCCGATTGCGCACTCCTGAAGGAAAATCGTGGTTGGAAAGGCAGCTGCTCAAGATCCCAGTTATCAAGACATTAATGGTGCAGGCTGCCATTGCGCGTTTCACACGCACAATGGGAACTTTGCTGAATGGAGGAATGACGATGATCGACTCTTTGAAGATTGCGCGCAACGTGATGTTGAATGAGACTTTGGAAAAAGAGGTAAGGAAAGCAGAAGGAAAAATCATTGAAGGAAGTTCCTTGAGTAAGGAATTGTCTAAATCGGAGTGGATCCCTCAAATGGTTTCGCGGATGTTGGCAGTAGGCGAGGATTCTGGAACAACAGTTGTGATGTTGAATAAAATTGCTGATATTTACGAGGAAAATTTGGAAAAAACACTCGACCGTTTGATGGCGCTTGCGCAGCCGATCATCCTGATTTTTATGGGACTGGTGATAGGAACAGTATTGTTGGCAATCCTTTTGCCTTTAGCAGATATGAGCTCGTTTTCATTGTGA
- a CDS encoding phosphotransferase: MKGVIDVLCDKLQLSKDSLSFADITNHTLHIPPKRKRVWKVELKVNGTTLYLMLFPVHHHQFPGIKQLQYVIEVLKSLKLRFSDFPKILGYFRAEDDRVLYDVAVFQKVEADLIQNYFDDCSTENHQKIFVSLKALGRALAELHMKKAVYRRSPHKRFLEFYDFWINDFKEKFNQLHLQHEAGFYLEKLHQCHLESFSIPFLTGVIHLDAGPQNLMYDPEKGKIVFLDLEGISLSINKKMEGEGPVSLDFVKTYHFFIEKLRRNGLPKKAIDFFVESYRLFSGKHFPNESHLVYFLMLELIKDLCLLQRNGMAGTRIADRKKKRFEKLFSEGKFWI; the protein is encoded by the coding sequence GTGAAGGGAGTGATCGACGTTTTATGCGATAAGCTGCAATTAAGCAAGGACAGCTTATCGTTTGCAGACATAACAAATCATACATTGCATATTCCGCCGAAGCGCAAACGGGTGTGGAAGGTTGAATTAAAAGTGAATGGCACCACGCTTTACTTGATGCTGTTTCCCGTCCATCATCATCAATTTCCGGGGATAAAACAGCTTCAGTATGTTATCGAAGTGTTAAAATCGCTTAAGCTTAGATTCAGCGATTTTCCAAAAATCCTCGGATATTTTAGGGCGGAGGATGATCGTGTTTTGTACGATGTTGCTGTTTTTCAGAAAGTGGAAGCGGATTTGATACAAAATTATTTTGATGATTGTTCAACAGAAAATCATCAAAAAATTTTCGTGTCACTTAAGGCTTTGGGGAGGGCTTTAGCAGAGCTTCACATGAAAAAAGCTGTGTATCGCAGATCACCGCATAAGAGATTTCTGGAATTTTATGATTTTTGGATCAACGATTTTAAGGAAAAATTTAATCAATTGCATTTACAGCACGAAGCGGGGTTTTATCTGGAAAAACTACATCAGTGCCATTTAGAATCCTTTTCCATCCCTTTTTTAACCGGCGTGATCCATTTAGATGCAGGGCCGCAAAATTTAATGTATGATCCGGAGAAGGGGAAAATTGTTTTTCTCGATCTCGAAGGGATCTCGTTGTCGATCAACAAAAAAATGGAAGGGGAGGGTCCGGTATCCCTTGATTTCGTGAAGACCTATCATTTTTTTATCGAAAAGTTGAGAAGGAATGGATTACCGAAGAAGGCCATTGATTTCTTTGTCGAGAGCTACAGGTTATTTTCAGGAAAACATTTTCCGAATGAATCCCATCTCGTTTATTTTCTGATGTTAGAATTGATTAAGGATCTTTGTTTGCTGCAAAGAAATGGGATGGCTGGCACAAGAATTGCCGATCGAAAAAAAAAGCGGTTCGAAAAGCTTTTTTCGGAGGGAAAATTTTGGATCTAG
- a CDS encoding protein kinase domain-containing protein encodes MSSLRPTGQTGQTVQFGSKTAVAESRGKFIKGAGKGKKKTRLSLTENHVYNIAAKKIDSNGKPTRSSLFHKARYVRVKQGSDTYDVNIGSLAKRLGISRGEARKLAEGEGGIGRMQQEAHVREEAIERYNRIAEQYGKHQGKLQTKDGLNTGLKPSTILKVVQKGLEIGEDGKVKTKPQQLAVGKHIVRISEGGQLSVLQKAIGEGSNGAVFQTLNINKAKLEAMKEAHDKKANEKLFNEHKVLLYLQDGKADKKIEGIQSAPREVTTINTGETQKAFYQTDLADGSIDSSNSKMQIFNALPQRTRLDLCKQLLSGLAHAHTYGGSPFFGVVHGDIKPENCLMHLGDKGYPERFELADWGGSGINEKAQSYTPAFYPTDISDRGIAQAKRADVFAISLTLVMVLSGGEMPELQTSNEGSPIPVESSSKEALAIRKNLQEKGIDEKVINVLIKGLGRNRPPAFQLKAEYEQAISSVSKEPVDLEAIQKLKDAVYMQQILDSSFL; translated from the coding sequence ATGAGCAGTTTAAGACCAACAGGGCAGACAGGACAAACAGTTCAATTTGGAAGTAAGACAGCTGTAGCCGAGAGTCGTGGGAAATTTATTAAAGGTGCAGGAAAAGGCAAGAAAAAAACAAGGCTGAGCTTAACTGAAAATCACGTTTACAACATCGCTGCAAAAAAAATCGATTCAAACGGCAAACCAACGCGTTCCAGTCTTTTCCACAAGGCGCGCTATGTAAGAGTGAAACAAGGGAGCGACACTTACGATGTGAATATCGGAAGCCTTGCGAAGCGGCTGGGGATTTCCAGGGGAGAAGCGCGCAAACTCGCAGAAGGAGAGGGCGGAATAGGCAGAATGCAACAGGAAGCGCATGTGCGTGAAGAAGCGATCGAACGCTATAATCGCATTGCAGAACAATATGGGAAACACCAAGGCAAGCTGCAAACAAAAGATGGATTGAACACAGGTTTAAAGCCCAGTACAATTCTGAAAGTTGTTCAAAAAGGATTGGAAATTGGAGAAGATGGCAAAGTAAAAACCAAACCTCAGCAACTAGCTGTCGGAAAACACATAGTGAGAATAAGCGAAGGCGGTCAACTTTCCGTTTTACAAAAAGCGATTGGTGAAGGCTCCAATGGAGCGGTTTTTCAAACATTGAATATTAACAAAGCAAAGCTCGAGGCAATGAAAGAGGCGCATGATAAAAAAGCAAACGAAAAGCTGTTCAATGAACATAAAGTTCTCTTATATTTACAAGATGGGAAAGCAGATAAAAAAATAGAGGGAATCCAATCAGCCCCAAGGGAAGTAACCACGATCAATACGGGAGAAACTCAGAAAGCCTTCTATCAAACAGATCTAGCAGATGGCAGTATAGACTCCAGCAACTCCAAAATGCAGATTTTCAACGCTCTTCCGCAGAGAACCCGCCTAGATCTCTGTAAGCAGCTTCTCAGTGGCCTAGCACACGCCCATACTTATGGTGGATCTCCCTTTTTTGGGGTTGTTCATGGAGATATTAAACCTGAAAACTGCTTGATGCATCTTGGAGACAAAGGATATCCCGAACGGTTCGAACTTGCCGATTGGGGCGGATCAGGCATTAACGAAAAAGCACAATCTTACACTCCTGCTTTTTATCCTACTGACATCTCAGATCGAGGCATCGCTCAAGCAAAAAGAGCAGATGTGTTTGCAATCTCTCTTACCCTTGTAATGGTCTTATCAGGGGGAGAAATGCCGGAATTGCAAACGTCTAATGAAGGAAGCCCCATTCCTGTAGAATCTTCATCGAAAGAAGCCCTAGCCATACGAAAAAATCTTCAGGAAAAAGGGATTGATGAAAAAGTCATCAATGTTTTGATCAAAGGACTGGGACGAAATCGTCCCCCAGCATTTCAGCTAAAAGCTGAATATGAGCAGGCTATCTCTAGTGTTTCTAAAGAACCTGTAGATCTGGAAGCTATTCAGAAATTGAAAGATGCAGTCTATATGCAGCAAATATTGGATAGCTCGTTTCTCTAG
- a CDS encoding type II secretion system protein GspD, translating into MNLMPLSGQTIAEKKAGIASGGSELGPEMQKFLGELNSELQERQAVLHSLQNRVVELYEQDAPEESYYDLLVQINDAKENIRILQESWREMVTKPGMQDEGYALWHQPDTNLQQLIIDYGSLDFVYMIPPDIASIQVSISSNIPIPHASWGEMLEQILLQSGVGIKELNPYLRQLYRIKDDFSTVRLITSNPMDLEAYPGNARVSFVFSPEPMDVRRVWFFLEKFTNPNSTVLQRVGRVIMITAEADAVKDLLKVYDFVTANKRELEYKAVPLFRVEAEEMAKILSTIFEEFIEEEDVQEAAPLEPGQRQGADNRNRPPIRQPPQRSNRSNGQLRGVSALTVIALPKVAQAVFLIGTAEEIRKAEEIIREVEHQVGAARDKSIFSYSVKHSDPEDLAKILSKIYELMIANRVGFQTQDLAQVDQELQEQLRNVEERARQEIQDAVKQERENLERTLPIPSYFTPPFYQQGGYSINPRPIETQPGVQNREVNVGRDNFIVDPKTGTLIMVVETDILPKLKEIIAKLDVPKKMVQIEVLLFERILQRDISYGLNLLKIGSAASQKHRTSTVWAGGLDQCEAIADASTIATCGRGVIDFFISRKKTDSGIPAFDLAYKFLMSQDNVYLTASPSVVAINQTEAVISIQDERSILVGTNITDSAAVPAQNAFTRAQYGITIRVTPIIHYSEDTDFGDPENYITLNSEITFDTIPPSQQNSSQPQVNRRQIINQVNIPDGQAVIIGGLQRKQGSDMCDKIPFLGELPGLGKLFSTTQLTDEETELVIFMTPKIISDPREDFAKLRKEHLCRRPGDLPCFIAKLNEALECEKKRCLQGYMTILFGPKRPRYICEEDEWHGR; encoded by the coding sequence ATGAATTTGATGCCTCTTTCTGGGCAGACAATCGCTGAAAAGAAAGCGGGAATCGCTTCAGGAGGCAGTGAGCTCGGCCCGGAAATGCAGAAATTTTTAGGCGAACTCAATAGCGAGCTTCAGGAAAGACAGGCAGTTTTGCACAGCTTGCAGAACAGGGTAGTTGAACTGTACGAGCAAGATGCCCCAGAGGAATCTTACTATGATCTCTTAGTCCAGATCAACGATGCCAAGGAAAATATCCGCATCCTTCAAGAGAGCTGGCGGGAGATGGTGACAAAACCTGGTATGCAGGATGAAGGGTACGCTCTTTGGCATCAGCCTGATACAAATCTTCAGCAGTTGATTATCGATTATGGTTCTCTCGATTTTGTCTACATGATTCCTCCGGATATCGCCTCGATTCAGGTCAGCATTAGCTCAAATATTCCGATTCCTCATGCTTCTTGGGGAGAAATGTTGGAGCAGATCTTGCTTCAAAGCGGAGTTGGCATTAAGGAGCTGAATCCTTATTTGCGTCAGTTGTACAGAATCAAAGATGATTTTTCGACTGTCAGGTTGATCACAAGCAATCCCATGGATCTCGAAGCGTATCCCGGGAATGCGCGTGTGAGCTTTGTCTTTTCTCCCGAACCGATGGATGTCAGGAGAGTGTGGTTTTTCCTAGAGAAATTTACCAATCCTAATAGCACGGTCTTGCAAAGGGTCGGCCGGGTGATCATGATCACCGCTGAGGCGGATGCTGTTAAAGATCTCCTCAAAGTCTACGACTTTGTCACTGCAAACAAAAGAGAATTGGAATATAAGGCTGTGCCCCTGTTTCGCGTAGAGGCAGAGGAAATGGCGAAAATCTTATCGACAATTTTTGAAGAATTTATTGAAGAAGAAGATGTCCAGGAAGCAGCGCCGCTTGAGCCTGGACAGAGGCAGGGAGCGGACAATCGCAATCGCCCTCCAATCCGGCAGCCGCCTCAGCGCAGCAATCGATCAAACGGGCAGCTGAGAGGAGTTTCTGCCTTGACTGTGATTGCATTGCCCAAAGTCGCTCAGGCCGTTTTTCTCATTGGAACTGCGGAAGAGATTAGAAAAGCGGAGGAGATTATCCGAGAAGTGGAACACCAAGTCGGTGCAGCTAGAGACAAAAGCATTTTCTCTTATTCCGTTAAACACTCCGACCCAGAAGATTTGGCGAAAATCCTATCAAAAATTTACGAATTGATGATTGCCAACAGAGTGGGTTTTCAGACACAGGACCTTGCACAAGTGGATCAAGAGCTTCAAGAACAGCTGAGGAATGTTGAAGAGCGTGCACGGCAAGAAATTCAGGATGCTGTCAAGCAGGAAAGAGAGAACCTTGAGCGCACCCTGCCAATTCCAAGTTATTTTACTCCTCCTTTCTATCAACAGGGCGGGTATTCAATTAATCCGCGGCCTATTGAAACGCAGCCAGGAGTACAGAATCGGGAAGTTAATGTTGGGCGTGATAATTTTATCGTGGATCCCAAAACAGGAACGTTAATCATGGTGGTCGAGACCGACATTTTGCCTAAGCTCAAAGAGATCATTGCCAAGCTTGACGTTCCCAAGAAGATGGTGCAAATCGAAGTGCTTCTTTTTGAGAGAATTTTGCAGAGGGATATCTCTTACGGATTGAATTTGTTGAAAATCGGATCGGCCGCTTCGCAAAAACATCGGACGTCGACCGTCTGGGCCGGCGGCCTGGACCAGTGCGAGGCGATTGCGGATGCAAGCACCATTGCAACTTGCGGCCGCGGTGTGATCGACTTTTTTATCAGCCGGAAAAAAACAGATAGCGGAATTCCTGCTTTTGATCTGGCTTACAAGTTTCTGATGAGTCAGGACAATGTCTATTTGACAGCAAGCCCTTCTGTGGTTGCGATCAACCAAACGGAAGCTGTCATTTCTATCCAGGACGAGCGGTCGATCCTTGTTGGAACCAATATTACAGACAGTGCAGCTGTTCCAGCGCAAAATGCTTTTACAAGAGCTCAATATGGAATCACGATTCGCGTGACTCCGATTATCCATTATTCTGAAGATACAGATTTCGGTGATCCAGAAAATTATATCACTTTGAATTCGGAGATCACTTTTGATACGATCCCTCCATCGCAGCAAAACTCAAGCCAACCTCAGGTTAACCGTCGGCAGATCATCAATCAGGTGAATATTCCCGATGGCCAGGCGGTAATCATCGGCGGCTTGCAGCGAAAGCAGGGAAGCGATATGTGCGATAAAATTCCATTTTTAGGCGAATTGCCGGGATTGGGCAAACTCTTCAGTACAACACAGTTAACCGATGAGGAAACTGAACTCGTCATTTTTATGACTCCGAAAATCATTTCCGATCCTCGTGAGGATTTTGCGAAGCTGCGCAAGGAACATTTGTGCAGAAGGCCGGGGGATCTTCCCTGTTTCATTGCTAAGTTGAACGAAGCTCTTGAGTGCGAAAAAAAACGTTGCTTACAAGGGTACATGACAATTTTATTCGGACCCAAAAGGCCCAGGTACATCTGCGAGGAGGATGAATGGCATGGCAGATAA
- a CDS encoding Na(+)-translocating NADH-quinone reductase subunit A — translation MVHIKVTKGLDIPISGKPAGSIQPLTLSGEAKQNKTPKTLSLNLDPFKGIRFKLLAKRGDRVKIGQPLVEDKLTEGRVFVSPAGGTIAEVRRGLKRRLIDIIIELDSEEQEINHGSIDVASASKEQLVDRFLRSGIFTRIRQRPFNLLADPAKTPRNIFVKAVESAPFVPPAEMQVEGKEKEFQAGLTALSKMTDGKVHLIYRKGTESRAFTEAKDVEKHTGEGPHPLGTHSLHIDRIDPIQGVEDIVWTLNVHDVVSIGHLLKTGKILTERVIGIAGPGIISGRTGYFRVREGFPIEALISNRIKEGYVRLISGDPLTGKKVESEDYLGFYHYAFCAIPESTKREFLHFFRLGLNKYSYSRAYYSGHIDSTNKQYDFTTSQHGEHRAFIDPTLYDKIMELDVPTMQLVKAVMSEDFDMAEELGFLAVDGEDFALPSFVCPSKIDMISIIDDGLKAYATEVLE, via the coding sequence ATGGTTCATATTAAAGTTACCAAAGGATTGGATATCCCCATCTCAGGGAAGCCTGCCGGAAGCATTCAACCGCTCACTTTAAGCGGAGAAGCCAAGCAGAATAAAACGCCAAAAACCCTTTCACTCAACTTAGATCCTTTCAAAGGGATCCGTTTCAAACTTCTCGCAAAAAGAGGAGATCGAGTCAAAATTGGGCAGCCTCTTGTCGAAGACAAGCTAACCGAAGGGAGGGTTTTCGTTTCTCCTGCAGGAGGAACAATCGCCGAAGTGCGCAGAGGATTGAAACGAAGACTCATCGACATCATCATAGAGCTTGATTCTGAAGAGCAGGAAATCAATCACGGATCCATCGACGTTGCCTCTGCATCCAAAGAGCAATTGGTCGATCGGTTTCTCCGAAGCGGTATTTTTACACGGATCAGGCAACGCCCCTTCAACCTTTTAGCCGATCCCGCAAAAACGCCACGCAATATTTTTGTGAAAGCTGTAGAATCGGCTCCTTTCGTCCCTCCGGCTGAAATGCAGGTAGAAGGAAAGGAAAAAGAATTTCAAGCAGGGTTGACCGCTTTGTCCAAAATGACAGATGGCAAGGTGCATCTTATCTATCGAAAAGGAACGGAATCCAGAGCGTTTACCGAAGCAAAAGACGTAGAGAAGCACACCGGCGAAGGGCCCCATCCTTTGGGCACCCACTCACTTCACATCGATCGAATCGATCCCATTCAAGGAGTGGAAGATATTGTATGGACGCTTAATGTCCACGATGTTGTTTCCATCGGCCATTTATTGAAAACGGGAAAAATATTAACTGAAAGAGTGATCGGCATTGCTGGGCCAGGCATCATTTCTGGACGTACCGGCTACTTTAGAGTACGTGAGGGATTCCCCATTGAAGCGCTGATTTCAAACCGCATTAAGGAGGGGTATGTGCGGCTGATTTCAGGTGATCCGTTAACAGGGAAAAAGGTGGAATCGGAAGATTATCTTGGCTTCTATCACTACGCTTTTTGCGCCATTCCCGAAAGTACAAAGCGAGAATTCCTGCATTTTTTCCGTTTAGGCCTCAACAAGTACAGCTACAGCAGAGCCTATTACTCAGGCCACATCGATTCAACAAACAAGCAATACGATTTTACCACTAGCCAACACGGCGAGCACCGAGCATTCATCGACCCGACTCTCTATGACAAAATCATGGAGCTTGATGTCCCGACCATGCAGTTAGTCAAAGCAGTGATGTCAGAGGATTTCGACATGGCAGAGGAACTTGGATTTTTAGCTGTGGACGGCGAGGATTTTGCTCTGCCCTCGTTTGTCTGCCCTTCGAAAATCGATATGATCAGCATTATCGACGACGGACTGAAGGCTTACGCAACCGAAGTGCTCGAATAG